Below is a genomic region from Scyliorhinus canicula chromosome 2, sScyCan1.1, whole genome shotgun sequence.
TTGGTGGCAATGGCGATGATGTTCTTACCAATAAATATAGTCGAAACCCGACTGTCTCGAAATAAGACCATGTTAATGACACGGATGAATATTGTAACTATGTTGATGGTCACCAGACTTAGAACAGGGTATAGCATCATTTTTTGAGGGGCTATATACTCACCTTGCATGCTGATCTCACTAAGAGAGACACATGGCAGAATGAGCAAGAGAATATAGCAATAGAAAAACATGAGGCCTTCTGCCCACATCGGAAGGCCAGACTTGTGCGGCTCCCATAGATTGGCTTGGATGTCCAAAATATCCAGCAAGTCCAAAGCTACCCAGAAGAGGCGTCCTCTTAAGTCTTCCTTCTTCCTGAAAGTCCTGACATAGTCCATGCTGTCTAAGGCAATCAAGATGAGGTACAGCCCAGGCACACAGATGGAAAGGAGTAAGGTCAATGCCTTCCGTGCAATTGTGTCTGTGTACTTTTTCTCGGCCTTATAGTTTTGAAAAAATAAAGTAGAGCTTAATTTCTAGGACAAATATGTACAGGAACCAGAGGATCATGGCGTAGCCACGCTTGGCTGTCTTTACCTCAGCGCCAACCCAGACCGCCACGTACCGCAGCACAATCAGGAAGCAGATGTCTCCAACCAGGACTATGATGCAGACCCCAATCTTACGAGGCCCCTGGTTCTGCTCCACTAGGTAGGCATCCATGAAGGCCATGCTGCTCATGATGACTATGGTGGAGAGGCACACATGCCGCCTGTCGGGGGGTGGCAGCACCATGTTGGTCGGTCGAGGACCTCTCTAGGGCAACGCCCTCAGGGTTTTCCCCCGTCAAACTCAAAAGGTAGACAACTTGGCCGAAACGCCGTACCTCGTACGGGAGGGGGTAACTTTCCCAGAGCCAATGCCTCCTAATATTCTGATTCTCTGTTCTCAAAGATAAACAAATATTTGCTTAAGTGCTCCAATCACTGgtcattaaaaataattttgtcgACACCTACGAGCAACTTCCAATCATCCAGACTCCTATTGTGGGGTATAGGTTTCTTGGCTGAATCAATGCATGAGGAGCCTCACACTTCATTAAAGCCAAGGCAATGCCCTACTTCAAATGGAAGAAGGTAAATATATAATTGAGACGAATTGATTCCTGGCTTAATGACTTTGAAGGTTTAATGCAGGAGACAATAAGCCTATTGAACGGTCTGTGAGTGGAGTCAGCTTGAGATGCAGATGCATTGTGGTTGATCCTTCGCCATTTTGCCAGTCGACGTGCGCAGAATGCTGGAGTCATTTGTCAGCTGCATCCCATGGTCAGGAGTGTAGATCTTCATCTCTGCCGCACAACCTGTGCTGTTGAGTCCATTACTACAGCCCATCAGATCAACGGTCTTCTCTCTGCCGTCCGGATTCTGGCTTTATCTTCAAATCCATCTCCGCATTCATCAAACACAATCAATGAGCTCTAAGAGAAATAGGgttgggggtagagagagagagaaggacggAGAAAAGAGTTAGTGTTCAAAGATAATGACTGCATTGGCTTGTGCTGCTGGCTGAAGATTGATCTACTGCTAGCTCAGCAGTACACTGTGTAGTTTGGAAGAGCTATTTTACAACAAAATACCAATTTACAAATCTCTGGTCTTTAAATAGGGAACAGTTCTTCTGTCAAGCAGCCTGGTGGACTTTGGATTGTTCATATTTTAAAGGAAGGCCTGAAGGTGTGCCCAAGACACGTGCACATGATGACCAAGGCAGTTTGCAACTTCTGATATGGCACTGCAGGGACGTGCCAATGGGAAATGGTGGAATACAGAGCTTAACACACAAGACAGAAGGGCAATTAAATCAGTCTTTCCATGCAGTGTTGCTCAAAAAATACAAGTATGTGCAATTGGATCTGCAATCAGAAACATAGACCGATTCACAAACTCATGGAGTTGAGCTGGAATAGGAAAATAGGTTGTATAATTAAACCAGAATGAGTTATTCTCACTGTAACTGAGTAGCCTGCATGGGCTAGAAAGATCTCAGGTTCTGTGCTCCATTGACCTGGGCTGGAGTtagaggtggggaggaggatggggtatcAGTTCAGCTTCCCAATCTTGATCAGTAATCAACACAAAAGACTATCATGTGGCAGAGATCTCAATcacttgtgttatgggccagggtttagagaaccccaaagtgtaccatggagttcacctgacccacaacctttactagattgtggtatggggagcacatggcccactctacaggtgtggtccaGCAGATATGGGAAAGTAGTTttcaaagcaaaataatgtttattctatgaactcaagttaacctttttaaaacatacagtgaacatcttagcaaccatcaattcaaatacaactcccaaagaatacaacactaagtaatccttaataaattctcaAACAACATTTCAGGAGACAAAAGACCCATTTCACACAGCgaccaggtttaaattcactattgagtagcatgttaccactttgaaaatccCAAATAACATTCATAAgcctgcagagattcacacacatcctgctgtgattttagcttctccaaaactaaaatgaaaccaaacccaccctgcagcaaaaagcctaaagggaaagtaaaaagctgacagacagcccagctccacccactctctgacatcactgcagtaataaacacccatttcttaaaggtacgctcACTAGAGATATTTATATacccacccatttataaacacccatttcttaaaggtactctcacatgactctTGGCAATGCATTGTTagacaatgggcgcaattctccctgGATCTCCGGCAGGAAATGAGGTCCGATTCCCGCCTGGTGGTTCTGACCAATCCAGATCACAATCCACCCACACGTAGAAATATTTTTTGAGGTTGGGTGAACTGAGCCCTGAATGAGGTGTGTGGGATCTCAAGTTGCCAACAGGTCCGGCTCCTCAGCGATCAGGGTCCGGCTCCTCAGAAATCAGGGCATCTTTTTGAAAGACTGCTCCGGTCTCAGACTAGCATCAGAAACTGTTTGGTGCCCAGCGCAAATCAAATTTCGGGCCTCCCCCCAGAATTTCCCCGACATGGCGGGATTTGCGCCTGGGGGCAACACGGCTGGAGAATCTCTCCCAATGTTTGTGGGTGATGATAACGAACACCCATTATAAAGGCTGTTCACTGAGCCTTTTCCTCACTGACCTGGGATTTCTGGAAAGGTACAAGAGATGCCAAGGGCATTTAGCTCACCAGACTAATACACTTCAAAAAGCTATATCCAATTGCTCTCTATATAACTTCTTTAAACATTAAATGGAAAGGTCATTTCCCTCAACAGTTAAAATTTCCAATGAGATGAAGCTGTCAGATTGAACTACAGCTGACATTATCCTGTCCTCATTCGGAAGCACCCAGCTTCATGCAGCATTTTAATCATCTTTGCAGGCAGCTTTCTAATTCTAAGGCTATGCTGTGAGAGTGAGTGGCAGCCATGAGCCTAAACAAGTTCTTATCTGAGGATCACTGGAATGGCGGCTCCTGGACAGGCTGAGAAAAACATGATGCAGTCTCTGGATACAGGGCAggccacttaggactgagatgaggagacatgccttcactcagagggtggtgaacccatggaattctctaccacaggaaactgtggaggccaaatcactgaatatatttaagaaggaaataggtaGATTTTcagactctaaaggtgtcaagggatatggggagagtgctggggtatGGTGCtgagatggaggatcagccatCATCATGTGGAGTTGCAGAGTAGGCTCGAAAGGCCAAACGGCCTACTCATACTCTTATTTTCTTCGTAAAGTAGGTTCGAACACGATAAACCACACATTGGAGATGAGAAACCAAGAAGAGAGGAcagaaatatttgcatttattGCACACTGAACCATctgaggttgaggaagggataaCTCAGTTAAATAACTGTCGCAGGAGTGATACTCCATTGAAAAGAGTTTGCAAGGTTACAAATTAGTCCGGTGTACTTCATCCACCCAGAAGCCCTGATACATCTCCCACTGCCCccgcccattctccccccccccccaccccccgccccccaacacacCCCAATGTGGCATCTAGTTAAATTATTTTGTgaagggttttgtgaaggggaggtcgtgtctcactaacttgataagagtttttcgaggaggtcacaaagatgattgatgtaggtagggcagtggatgttgtctatctggacttcagtaaggcctttgacaaggtctctcatggcagactggtacaaaaggtgaagtcacacgggatcagaggtgagctggcaagatggatacagaacaggcTAGGTCATAGAtataacatagaaaaatacagcacagaacaggctcttcggcccatgatgttgtgccgaacttttgtcccagattaagaacaaattaatctacaccccatcattctaccataatccacgtacctatccaataaccgcttgaagattcctaatgtttccaactcaactacttccacaggcagtgcattccatgcccccactactctctgggtaaagaacctacctcagacatcccccctatatcttccaccattcaccttaaatttatgtccccttgtaatggtttgttccatccggggaaaaaaatctctgactgtctactctatctattcccctgatcatcttatcaacctcgatcaagtcacccctcatccatctccgttctaatgagaaaaggctgagcaccctcaacctttcctcgtaagacctactctccattccaggcaacatcctggtaaatctcctttgcaccttttccaaagcttccacgtccttcctaaaatgaggcgaccagaactgcatacagtactccaaatgtggccttaccaaggtttagtacagctgcatcatcacctcacggctcttaaattcaatccctctgctaatgaacgctagcacaccataggccttcttcacagctctatccacctgaatggcaactttcaaagatctatgaacatagaccccaagatcctccactgctcctccacattgccaagaaccctaccgttaaccctgtattccgcattcatatttgtccttccaaaatggacaacctcacatttttcagggttaaactccatctgccacttctcagcccagctctgcatgctttctatgtctctttgcagccgataacagccctcctcactatccacaactccaccaatctttgtattgtctgcaaatttactgacccacccttcaactccctcatccaagtcattaatgaaaatcacaaacagcagaggacccagaactgatccctgtggtacgctactggtaactgggctccaggctgaatatttgccctCCACcaacactctctgacttctatcggttagccagttcattatccaactggccacatatccctctatcccatgcctccttactttctgcattagcctgccatggggaaccttatcaaatgccttactaaaatccatgtacaccacatccattgctttacgttcatccacgtgcttggtcacctcaaagaattcaataagacttgtgaggcaagacctacccctcacaaatccgtgctgactatcccaaatcaagcaatgtttttccaaatgctcagaaatcctatccctcagtaccctttccattactttgcctaccaccaaagtaaggctaactggcctgtaattcccagggttatccctattcccttttttgaacaggggcacgacattcgccactcgccaatcccctggtaccacccctgttgacagtgaggacggaaagatcattgccaacagctttgcaatttcatctcttgcttccaatagaatccttggatatatcccgtcaggcatgGGGAATTGTCTATTGTCAACTTTctaaaaatgcccaacacatcttccttcctaacaagtatctcctcgagcttaccagtctgtttcacactgtcctctccaacaatatggcccctctcattcgtaaatactgaagaaaagtactcgttcaagacctctcctatctcttctgactcaatacacaatctcccgctactgtccttgatcggacccaccctcgttctagccattctcatatttctcacatatgtgtaaaaggccttggggctttccttgattctacccgccaaagatttttcatgccctctcttagctctcctaatccctttcttcagttacctcctggctatcttgtatccttcaagctccctgtctgaaccttgtttcctcagccttacataagtatccttcttcctcttaacaagacattcaacctctcttgtcaaccatggttccctcactcgaccatctcttccttgcctgacagggacatacatgtcAAGGGCACGTAGTATATGTTCCTTGAAcaaattccacatttcaattttgtccttccctgacagcttatgttcccaacttatgcacttcagttcttgtctgacagcatcgtatttaccctttccccaattgtaaacattgccctgttgcacgcacctatccctctccattactaaagtgaaagtcaccaaattgtggtcgctgtctccaaaatgctcccccactaacaaatctatcacttgccctggttcattaccaagtaccaaatccaatatggcctcccctctggtcggacaatctacatactgtgttagaaaaacttcctggacacactgcacaacacCACCCCATcgaaactatttgatctaaagagtttccactcgatatttgggaagttgaagtcacccatgactactaccctgtgacttctgcacctttccaaaatctgtttcccaatctgttcctccacatctctgctgctattgggggagctatagaaaactcccaataaggtgactgctcctttactatttctgacttcaacccatactacctcagtaggcagatcctcctcgaactgcctttctgcagctgttatactatctctaattaacaatgcaaccccacccccacctcttttaccactctccctaatcttattgaaacatctataaccaggaacctccaacaaccatttctgcctctcttctatccaagtttccatgatagCCACCACATcgaagtcccaagtaccgatccatgcctaaATTACCCATCTtaattcctgatgcttcttgcgttgatgtatacacacttcaacccatctccgtgcctgcaagtactctcctttgtcagtgttgccttccccactgtcactacacgctttgacgtcctgaacatcagctacattagttgctggactacaagtccggttcccattcccctgccaaattagtttaaaccctcccaaagagtactagaaaacctccctcccaggatattggtgcccctctggttcagatgcaaaccgtcctgcttgtacagaatgcgctccaattatccaaatacctgaagccctccctcctacaccattcctgcagccatgtgttcaactgcactctgtccctattcctagcctcgctatcacgtggcactggcaacaaaccagagatgacaactctgtctgtcctggcttttaacttccagcctaactcccttaactcgtttattacatccacaccccttttcctacctacatcgttggtaccaatgtgcaccacgacttctagctgctcaccctccccttaaggatcctgaagacacgatccgagacatccctgaccttggcacccgggaggcaacataccttccgggagtcttgttcacgaccacagaatctcctatctattccccttaccattgagtctccgatcactattgcttttctattctctcctcttcccttctgagccccagagccagactcagtgccagagacctggccgctagagccttcccccggtaggtcatccccccaacagcatccaaaacggtatatttgttttgaagggtaacggccacgagggatccctgccctgtctgcccattcattttctttcccctgactgtaacccagctactcttgtcctgtaccttgggtatggctacctccctgtaactcttctctattacaacctctgcctcccggatgatccgaagttcatccagctccagctgcagttccctaactctgaggagctggagttgggtgcactttccacaggcatagtcagtggggacaccggtgtatccctcaccacccacatccgacAGGagcagcatgcaactgccctagcctccatcccttcttaccttacagaatacagctgcactgtggaccaactggacctccgccctccaactctgctcccagtcagctgcactccctgtaaactcccagctcccttcacgctctttgaggaaatgtgggaaatgaaataaaaataagctccttactccctcctcacctgactcgctcagtcaccaaactctcactatcacACTTAAATGCaccaaaattcagcactccctcagtcaccaaactctcactatattactcaaatgcacccaaattcagcactcactgcaaacaaagtctgcactgtaactagctcagatttatactgtgacactAGCCTCTGAAAagtggcctaatccaattaactaattaacaagctccagctgcaagtagttacaagtagaacctttgtttaaagctgattgaaaattcaccttcttctcaaccaaacagtaacttttaagttaattaactaaataaaagaaagactcgaCTGTAgctacaaataaaaaataaacccttaatatccctcagtcaccaaactcacactatagcactcaaatgcacccgaattcagcactcagtgcaactGTCatcgaaggcagagagtagcaatggaagggtgcttttctgattggagggctgcgattagtggtgttccgcagggatcagtgctgggacctttgctgagtAGTATATAGtaatacatataaatgatttggaggaaaatgtaactggtctgattagtacgtttgcggacgacacaaaggttagtggaattgcggatagcgatcaggactgtcagaggatacagcaggatttaaatcatttggagacttaggcggagagatggcagatggagtttaatccggacaaatgtgaggtaatgcattttggaaggtctaatacaggtcggtaatatacagtgaatggtagagccctcaagagtattgacagtcagagagatctaggtgtacaggtccacaggccaaTGAAAGGGGCAaaaaaggtggagaaggtagtcaagaaggcatacggcatgcttgccttcattggccagggcattgagtataaaaattgggaagtcatgttgcagccgtATAGAACCttcgttaggccacacttggagtatagtgttcaattctggtcgaccATCCTTctgatcagaaggatgtggaggctttagagagggtgcagaagagatttaccaacatgctgcctggtatggagggcattagctatgaggagaggttgaataaactcggtttgttctcactggaatgaaggaggttgaggggcgacctgatagaggtctacaaaattatgaggggcatagacagagtggatagtcagagactttttcccagggtagaggggtcaattacccaattattttttccaattaaggggcaatttagcgtggtcaatccacctactctgcacatttttgggttgtgggggc
It encodes:
- the LOC119956716 gene encoding LOW QUALITY PROTEIN: transmembrane protein 121-like (The sequence of the model RefSeq protein was modified relative to this genomic sequence to represent the inferred CDS: deleted 3 bases in 2 codons) — protein: MVLPPPDRRHVCLSTIVIMSSMAFMDAYLVEQNQGPRKIGVCIIVLVGDICFLIVLRYVAVWVGAEVKTAKRGYAMILWFLYIFVLEIKLYFIFQNYKAEKKYTDTIARKALTLLLSICVPGLYLILIALDSMDYVRTFRKKEDLRGRLFWVALDLLDILDIQANLWEPHKSGLPMWAEGLMFFYCYILLLILPCVSLSEISMQGEYIAPQKMMLYPVLSLVTINIVTIFIRVINMVLFRDSRVSTIFIGKNIIAIATKTCTFVEYQKQGQEFPENAIALELQQNSIPHNQTIHETQAAPHDQTPTREIVDT